CGTCTAGATTGCGGAGGAACTTGATTAAAGGAACTACGGTTCGGGCATGAAGGTGATGGAGAACTATTttgttaagaaaaagaatcctTTGAATGGAGTTTTGTAACGTACCGCTAGAGGCTAGCGAGTCGAATTACATCATAACGTAGCAGACGACTTTTTGTGCCTTCTGTTCTGCTCGTATTGCTTGTCAGATATTGCACGTTTTAGTGCTGCAAGAAAAGATTTATAACtgataaacgaaaaaaatgtctgaCCAACAAAATTTGCCCAAAGATGAGAATATTAAACAAGCAGCAGTTGAATCTGAAGGtcagaagaaattgaaaccaTGTTGTGCTTGTCCTGAAACTAAGAGAGCTAGAGACCAGTGGTACGTATGCCGGCTACGTTTTCTGCTTTAGGTACTAATTCAGTCAATTTACCTTAATATCTcactttgtttttctaaaGTATCATCGAAAACGGCGAGGAAAATTGTACTAACTTAATTCAGGATCACTTATCATGTATGAGGAAACTAGGGTTTAACATTTAGTGTGAATCATGGCTAACGATAAAGGTATGTTGTTATGTTATAATCTTGCCACTGTTTATTAAACATCTCTATTATTCCATTTCACAGGTATTTAATTTCCAAGAGAATTCTTGATGTACAGTCACTGGTATTTCATTTGGGATGCAGTCAGGAACAATGTTGTACATTTGTACAACATCGTCAAACTATATGAGAGAAGGTGTAACCAGATTCTCATTTAGGTTTGTTTTGTAGTCCTGAAATATTTGATGCATCATTGTAGTATACAAATTTATGCAACAACAGGCCAAACCTCCAGCCTTTGTAATACAAAAGACTCCAATACTTACTGCAGAGTAAATCTATTTATCTGATCTAGTTAACTTACTAAATAAGGTAAACTTAATCATGTTGcagtttttaaataataaatcatttcTGTAGTGTTTAGCTTCCTTCTAAAATGTATTACAGGCACAAATTAACCATGTTAAGCCATAGATGCCTTGTAACTACTTGCGCAATACTCACGATTGCATTTGGAGTTATTGATGGTACAGGTACATATTCGAAACACATGTTAGGTTCCTTTTTCGGTAACGTAGGAAATCAGCCGTAACTGGAGTGGAACAGTGGATGGATTAATTACGCCTGTCATTCGTTTCTTAAAATGATTAGTAAATAATTTCGTTGTTACCCTAGAATGTCGGAATAAATCATCGCCCACATCTGGAAGATCTTGACTCGCCAACTTACGACTGCTTGCATCCCACGACAGTTGATATGGAAAATCCCCTGCTGGATTGGAGAAGGTACTGCCAGTCAGGTTCTCCCAATTCTTATTAACCGAAAAATTCCGTTGCGATTTCAAATAAGGGATAATATTCATAGTGTGTTGTTTTATGATTAAGTAATTGGTGCTACCTTTGTGGACCAGACAATCGCTTTCTCCAAATAGGCGTCAGATGCGAGGAACATTCCGTCCggtgaaaacaaaacttgcTGGACTTGACTAGTATGCTTTTCGAGATACCTGGGTTCCATTTCACTTTCCAACGGAGACCAGAGAACGATCGATCCGTTTCTTAATCCGCTTTAATTGATACAAACGAGGTAATCATTAAAATACGTAAATTGACTAGCACACAATTAAgtcatttttagaaagaagaggaattcTATAATAACCATGCGATAAAAGGTATTTCTGGAGCTTCTATTCTATCGTCCATTCTGATTCCTCTAGGACTCCAAACCAAACTGAAAGCATCACATTTCACCTCCAAACTATAAATAGGGCTGTCACTTTCTTTCGACCAAATCTGCATTAGTATTTGAATCTAATTAGTAGAAGTAAGTTAAGACATGTATTGCAAACGTTACCTGGATCCATCCGTCCCATGAACACGAAgctaaaattttcaatatctCATTCCAAGCCACGCACCGTACTTCGCCGATAAACTTAATGCGGTAAGTTGAAATGTGATGCAATTACTTAATAGTTGTCGGTTAAATATTCTACTTTGATTTACTCACATTGTGAATGAAGGTTTTGAGAACTTTAGTTGATCTTACTATCGATTGCTTCTTCCCAAAAATTATTGACGTTATTCCTTGTTGATTGTTCTTCATCGATTCCTCGTTTATGTGACGCATTTCAATCGTCCCATTATCATAGCCACAAGCGAATCGATTATACGACATCCAATCAATACAACAGAAATCAAATTCTGATGCTATATTGTGGGTATTGGGATTTTTTAGTGCAGTATTCCAAATCAGCAATTCTTTGCCGTTACCAACAACCtaaatttaattgttgttATAATTagcagaattttgaaaaattaatcctaatttttcttttgattaaacCTTCGTTCCGTTGTCGTACAAAGTAGCCAATATGTCCCGATTGAATCGATTCCAATACAGTTTCGGGTGAGTCGACGGATGTTTCTTCTCAAACAAAAGTTCACCACTGGGATAGCGCCAAACAAAGATTTTGCCTAACCAGCAGCTAGCGGCTAATTGGGTTCCGTCTAACTTTACGTAACCAAAAGTGTAATAAATACAGGATTGATTTTTGTAATGCCATTGACGTACTTACGTTCCACCCGAGAGAATACATTGATTCTTTCTCACATTCAAGTTGCCGTTCGATTTcccaatttgaaaatggaacAGAATGATTGAGCCCCTTCAGCAGCACCACTCGTCCGTCGTCACCATCCATCAGCCCACAGGCCAAAACGGGATCGCTAGGATGAAAACTAGCGCATCTTAAATTTCGCCACCCTCTTTCTTCGAGCTGTGAATGTTCAACCTCTTTGAACAAAtctgtaaaatgaaaaatgtgccaaaataaaaacaattattattagcGCAATATTGGAGCCATTTCACTTATCTACCTTTAACTAGAtcgtcgttaaaaaaatgttcggtTGTTGTAGTCGACGGAGAAGTAGATTTCTGAGCCTCGTCCATTTCTCTGCCTCTCTCTTCAAATAAGGAATGTGAAACATTTTCCTTGTTTAAGGCATATCTGGTT
The sequence above is a segment of the Daphnia pulex isolate KAP4 chromosome 11, ASM2113471v1 genome. Coding sequences within it:
- the LOC124207512 gene encoding F-box-like/WD repeat-containing protein ebi isoform X2, which codes for MDEAQKSTSPSTTTTEHFFNDDLVKDLFKEVEHSQLEERGWRNLRCASFHPSDPVLACGLMDGDDGRVVLLKGLNHSVPFSNWEIERQLECEKESMYSLGWNLDGTQLAASCWLGKIFVWRYPSGELLFEKKHPSTHPKLYWNRFNRDILATLYDNGTKVVGNGKELLIWNTALKNPNTHNIASEFDFCCIDWMSYNRFACGYDNGTIEMRHINEESMKNNQQGITSIIFGKKQSIVRSTKVLKTFIHNFIGEVRCVAWNEILKILASCSWDGWIQIWSKESDSPIYSLEVKCDAFSLVWSPRGIRMDDRIEAPEIPFIACGLRNGSIVLWSPLESEMEPRYLEKHTSQVQQVLFSPDGMFLASDAYLEKAIVWSTKNWENLTGSTFSNPAGDFPYQLSWDASSRKLASQDLPDVGDDLFRHSRLRLISYVTEKGT
- the LOC124207512 gene encoding F-box-like/WD repeat-containing protein ebi isoform X1 — encoded protein: MDEAQKSTSPSTTTTEHFFNDDLVKDLFKEVEHSQLEERGWRNLRCASFHPSDPVLACGLMDGDDGRVVLLKGLNHSVPFSNWEIERQLECEKESMYSLGWNLDGTQLAASCWLGKIFVWRYPSGELLFEKKHPSTHPKLYWNRFNRDILATLYDNGTKVVGNGKELLIWNTALKNPNTHNIASEFDFCCIDWMSYNRFACGYDNGTIEMRHINEESMKNNQQGITSIIFGKKQSIVRSTKVLKTFIHNFIGEVRCVAWNEILKILASCSWDGWIQIWSKESDSPIYSLEVKCDAFSLVWSPRGIRMDDRIEAPEIPFIACGLRNGSIVLWSPLESEMEPRYLEKHTSQVQQVLFSPDGMFLASDAYLEKAIVWSTKNWENLTGSTFSNPAGDFPYQLSWDASSRKLASQDLPDVGDDLFRHSRVTTKLFTNHFKKRMTGVINPSTVPLQLRLISYVTEKGT